The following are from one region of the Pseudodesulfovibrio piezophilus C1TLV30 genome:
- a CDS encoding DUF1045 domain-containing protein, with the protein MEGRFAVYFSPEKDSDLDQFGKWWLARCAESGQCFESPRLRTISSEDILRLTTVPRQYGFHGTLVAPFILSSSCTEWQLIRHATEFAQQQKAFFLEGFNIIEIGNFLALVPEDYEQINSLADSCVRAFDSFREQPTLAEMERRRAKGLTPVQERLLARWGYPFVLSEFHFHLTLTDSIRDRKMRKKLIRSLNDHTWRLRKQSHFVSELCLFYQQSKKTPFMLIHRIPFGKKEVEQ; encoded by the coding sequence ATGGAAGGACGGTTTGCGGTCTATTTCTCACCTGAAAAAGACAGCGATCTTGATCAGTTTGGAAAATGGTGGTTGGCACGATGTGCTGAATCCGGACAGTGTTTCGAGTCCCCTCGACTCCGTACAATCAGTTCGGAAGACATTCTTCGCTTAACGACTGTGCCGCGACAATATGGGTTTCATGGAACTCTTGTTGCTCCATTCATTTTGTCATCATCCTGCACGGAATGGCAGTTGATCCGTCATGCTACGGAGTTTGCCCAACAGCAGAAGGCATTCTTTCTCGAAGGTTTCAACATAATAGAAATCGGCAATTTTTTAGCGTTGGTTCCTGAGGATTATGAACAAATAAATTCACTTGCAGATTCTTGTGTGCGAGCTTTCGATTCTTTTCGTGAGCAACCGACGCTTGCCGAGATGGAGCGAAGGAGAGCCAAGGGGCTTACCCCTGTCCAGGAGCGGCTTCTTGCTCGATGGGGATATCCATTTGTTTTAAGCGAATTCCATTTTCACCTGACTCTGACTGACTCCATACGTGACCGGAAGATGCGAAAGAAGCTTATCAGAAGCCTCAACGACCATACTTGGAGGTTGAGAAAACAGTCTCATTTCGTCAGTGAATTGTGTCTTTTTTATCAACAGAGCAAAAAGACACCTTTTATGCTCATTCATCGTATTCCATTTGGCAAAAAAGAGGTTGAACAGTGA
- the phnC gene encoding phosphonate ABC transporter ATP-binding protein: protein MKSLELPNNRTAQAIQATKLCKVYPNGTQALKDVSLTINDNDFVVVIGLSGAGKSTMLRCLNRLIRPTSGQLSLFGEEITTVNGTKLKQVRRRVGMIFQQFNLVRRLTVLENVLVGRLRFNAGPINRGLSIFRIFPKHEREFAFECLKQVGIADLAYRRADALSGGQQQRVAIARSLAQEPEVFLADEPIASLDPRSSETVMQILSQIHEEKGIPVLVNLHHIDFAQRYGKRILGMSKGELIFDGTSRDLDTTTVSCIYGDKADEALEELSAA, encoded by the coding sequence ATGAAATCTCTTGAATTGCCCAATAACCGGACAGCACAAGCCATCCAGGCCACAAAATTATGCAAGGTCTATCCGAACGGAACACAGGCCTTGAAAGATGTCTCCCTTACCATCAACGACAACGATTTTGTTGTCGTCATAGGTCTTTCCGGAGCCGGAAAATCAACCATGCTCCGTTGTCTCAACAGACTTATCCGTCCCACTTCGGGACAGTTGTCACTCTTTGGCGAAGAAATTACCACTGTAAACGGAACAAAATTGAAACAGGTCCGCCGCCGTGTAGGCATGATCTTCCAGCAATTCAATCTCGTTCGCCGCCTGACTGTCCTAGAAAATGTTTTGGTCGGCCGTCTTCGTTTCAATGCAGGTCCCATCAATCGGGGGCTTTCCATCTTCAGGATCTTTCCCAAGCATGAACGGGAATTCGCCTTCGAGTGCCTCAAGCAAGTCGGTATTGCCGATCTGGCCTATCGTCGAGCCGATGCTCTTTCGGGTGGTCAACAACAACGCGTGGCGATCGCCCGTTCCCTCGCTCAAGAACCAGAGGTCTTTCTGGCAGACGAACCCATTGCCAGCCTTGACCCTAGAAGTTCTGAAACAGTCATGCAAATTCTTTCCCAAATTCATGAAGAAAAAGGCATCCCGGTCCTGGTCAACCTCCATCATATTGACTTTGCCCAACGCTACGGCAAACGCATCCTTGGCATGTCCAAAGGAGAGTTGATCTTTGACGGCACAAGTAGGGACCTCGACACGACAACGGTCTCTTGCATCTACGGAGATAAAGCTGATGAAGCTCTGGAAGAGCTGTCCGCAGCGTGA
- the phnF gene encoding phosphonate metabolism transcriptional regulator PhnF, producing MLARGTGIALWRQICSRLEKDIASAVFAPGDRLPSENHLAGEFGVNRHTLRRALAFLEEEGLVRIEHGRGVFVREPIIHYPVGRRTRFSENLSQQRRVPGNVFISSVDMEADGVVSEALEVTTGSLVTCITSAGEADGRRINYSHSYFPRSIFPRMADVYVETGSITRTMKTFGVHDYFRKKTRIISRMPTAEEARELGQPKTRPVLITESVNVIGDGKPIEYGVCLFASDWVQIVVESSA from the coding sequence ATGCTCGCTCGTGGGACCGGTATTGCTTTGTGGCGACAGATTTGTTCGAGGTTGGAGAAGGATATTGCGTCCGCCGTCTTTGCTCCGGGTGACCGTCTGCCCTCTGAAAATCATCTTGCTGGTGAATTCGGTGTGAACCGACACACTCTGCGACGTGCTCTCGCTTTTTTGGAGGAAGAAGGGCTTGTCAGGATAGAACATGGACGGGGGGTATTTGTTCGGGAGCCGATCATTCATTACCCTGTGGGGCGGCGAACTCGGTTTAGTGAAAATTTGTCCCAACAAAGGCGTGTTCCCGGAAATGTATTTATTTCCTCCGTTGATATGGAAGCAGATGGAGTTGTGTCCGAGGCGTTGGAAGTCACAACAGGTTCTCTGGTCACGTGTATCACAAGCGCGGGAGAAGCCGATGGGCGTCGAATTAACTACTCTCATTCCTATTTCCCTCGGTCGATTTTTCCCAGGATGGCAGATGTCTATGTGGAAACAGGGTCGATTACCCGGACCATGAAAACTTTTGGGGTGCACGACTATTTTCGCAAGAAAACGCGGATAATCAGCAGAATGCCAACAGCGGAAGAGGCAAGGGAACTTGGCCAGCCCAAAACGAGGCCTGTATTGATCACTGAGAGTGTCAATGTCATTGGTGATGGTAAGCCTATCGAATACGGGGTCTGTTTGTTTGCCAGTGATTGGGTACAGATTGTTGTTGAATCCTCTGCATGA
- the phnH gene encoding phosphonate C-P lyase system protein PhnH produces the protein MQETPLKTADQSYTNSPQDNQRIFRAILRTMSSPGTVTALGHWPQPPALLHPAAAAVCLALTDMETPLWIDRDAPEEVRSYLQFHCGTPIISDQKAAAFAIILDGIKIPDLEKFNPGEFEYPDRSATLIIQVGAIEVGNGISLTGPGIKDSTQIRVGGLSSTFWHDLQINNKRFPLGYDVILATSTEIVSLPRTVQVGA, from the coding sequence ATGCAAGAAACTCCCCTCAAAACAGCTGATCAGAGTTACACGAACTCTCCTCAGGATAACCAAAGAATTTTCAGAGCCATATTGAGAACCATGTCCAGTCCGGGGACAGTGACAGCCCTCGGTCATTGGCCACAACCACCAGCTCTCTTGCATCCTGCCGCTGCTGCAGTTTGCCTGGCCCTGACAGATATGGAAACACCTCTTTGGATTGATCGAGACGCCCCGGAAGAAGTTCGCTCCTACCTTCAATTCCACTGTGGCACTCCCATCATAAGCGACCAAAAGGCAGCTGCCTTTGCTATTATTCTGGACGGGATAAAAATCCCAGACCTCGAGAAGTTCAATCCTGGAGAATTTGAATATCCAGACCGCTCAGCGACTCTTATCATTCAGGTTGGGGCCATCGAAGTCGGTAATGGAATTTCTTTGACCGGACCAGGAATCAAGGATTCAACACAGATACGCGTAGGCGGATTAAGCTCGACCTTTTGGCATGATCTCCAAATAAACAATAAACGGTTCCCACTCGGATATGATGTGATTCTGGCTACAAGCACAGAAATAGTATCACTCCCCAGAACAGTTCAGGTAGGAGCTTAG
- the phnG gene encoding phosphonate C-P lyase system protein PhnG → MLIPAESQAPMDVQIPRKDVTEMEQNKVTNNADGLEINRKKWMGILSRTHPQCLQDALAGLGSLPEYVYLRTPETGMIMIRGKADGTGQQFNLGEMTMTRCSIKTGAHLVGHGYVIGRDKRHAELAAFYDALLQSDEYGPTILREILSPLQAEIEKKWRTQAQKTAATKVDFFTMVRGEN, encoded by the coding sequence ATGCTGATTCCAGCAGAATCACAGGCTCCAATGGATGTCCAGATACCCCGAAAGGATGTCACTGAAATGGAACAGAACAAAGTCACCAACAATGCAGATGGTCTTGAGATAAACCGGAAGAAATGGATGGGAATATTGTCAAGAACACACCCACAATGTTTACAGGATGCTCTTGCAGGCTTAGGCAGTCTACCTGAATACGTCTACCTGCGAACCCCGGAAACAGGTATGATCATGATTCGCGGAAAAGCCGATGGAACGGGGCAGCAATTCAATCTTGGTGAAATGACCATGACACGCTGTTCCATAAAAACGGGCGCTCACCTTGTAGGACATGGATATGTCATTGGGCGCGATAAACGTCACGCGGAACTGGCAGCATTCTATGACGCACTGCTTCAGTCCGATGAATATGGTCCTACCATTCTTCGAGAAATACTCTCTCCCTTACAAGCTGAAATCGAAAAGAAGTGGCGAACCCAAGCCCAAAAAACTGCTGCAACCAAAGTGGATTTTTTCACCATGGTTCGCGGCGAGAACTGA
- a CDS encoding carbon-phosphorus lyase complex subunit PhnI, with the protein MYVAVKGGERAIEKAHRLMAEERRGNVSIPELTVKQILEQMTLAVDRVMSEGSLYDPQLAALAIKQSRGDLVEAIFLLRAYRTTLPRFYASNPIESTSMHIRRRISATFKDIPGGQILGPTFDYSHRLLDFKLAAESEAPETSIGEMPDNPMPRVMDILKIENLLGELEETPKTVGDITRDPISFPVNRDIRLQNLARSDEGFLLALGYSSQRGFGDNHPFVGEIRMGEVPIAIIPDELGFEIEIGEITITECEMVTSFTDSQSELPHFTRGYGLSFGYNERKVLAMSLVDRSLQARELGEEISAPSHDEEFVLSHSDNVEAQGFVQHLKLPHYVDFQSDLIMIRSMRDAVLARKAQDKNEE; encoded by the coding sequence ATGTACGTCGCCGTCAAAGGAGGGGAACGGGCCATCGAAAAAGCCCATCGCCTCATGGCCGAGGAACGACGTGGGAATGTTAGTATACCAGAGCTGACGGTCAAACAGATTCTGGAACAAATGACACTCGCTGTGGACCGGGTCATGAGCGAAGGGTCGTTGTACGATCCTCAACTGGCAGCCCTTGCAATCAAGCAATCACGAGGAGATTTGGTCGAGGCAATCTTCCTGTTGCGTGCCTATAGAACCACCCTTCCTCGTTTTTATGCTTCCAATCCGATAGAGAGCACATCCATGCATATTCGGCGTCGTATCTCTGCGACCTTCAAAGATATTCCTGGGGGGCAAATACTCGGTCCCACGTTCGATTACTCCCACCGATTACTCGATTTCAAGCTCGCGGCCGAGTCTGAAGCTCCTGAAACCTCAATTGGTGAGATGCCTGATAACCCTATGCCTCGAGTCATGGATATCCTGAAAATTGAAAACTTATTGGGAGAACTGGAAGAGACTCCAAAGACTGTCGGTGATATCACCCGTGATCCCATATCTTTCCCTGTAAACCGAGATATCCGGCTTCAAAACCTCGCTCGAAGTGACGAAGGATTCCTGCTCGCTCTCGGATATTCCAGCCAACGTGGATTTGGAGATAATCATCCCTTTGTCGGAGAAATACGCATGGGAGAAGTTCCAATAGCCATTATTCCTGACGAACTCGGTTTTGAGATCGAAATAGGCGAAATCACTATCACTGAATGCGAAATGGTGACCAGTTTCACTGATTCTCAATCTGAACTTCCACACTTCACAAGAGGATATGGACTTTCCTTTGGGTATAATGAACGAAAAGTTTTAGCCATGTCTTTGGTAGACCGCTCTCTGCAGGCACGAGAATTAGGCGAAGAAATTTCGGCTCCATCACACGATGAAGAATTTGTGCTCTCCCATAGTGACAATGTCGAGGCTCAAGGTTTTGTACAACACCTCAAATTACCCCACTATGTTGATTTTCAATCAGATTTAATCATGATTCGCTCCATGCGCGATGCAGTTCTTGCTCGTAAAGCGCAAGATAAAAACGAGGAGTAA
- a CDS encoding alpha-D-ribose 1-methylphosphonate 5-phosphate C-P-lyase PhnJ, whose product MKPTYDRSSTSSPIPDDGYNFCYLDEQTKKMIRRAILKALAIPGYQVPFAGREMPMPYGWGTGGIQLSASVIGSDDIFKVIDQGADDTTNAISIRHFFSRVAQVKTTEQTEKATIIQTRHRIPETPLSEGQIMIYQVPIPEPLRWVEPRESETRTMHALQEYGIMHVQLYEDIAKHGRITTNFMYPVTVNGRYIMSPSPIPKFDNPKLHMSPALHLFGAGREKRIYAVPPYTDVKSLDFEDHPFSVETWKECCGLCGAKDSYLDEVILNDNGEKMFVCSDTDYCSKRQCKGYVGSMANRTDIITLKKEKNFPESPHV is encoded by the coding sequence ATGAAGCCCACATATGACAGATCATCCACATCGTCTCCAATCCCTGATGATGGATACAACTTCTGCTATCTGGATGAACAAACCAAAAAAATGATCCGCCGTGCGATTCTCAAGGCTCTGGCGATCCCCGGTTATCAGGTTCCTTTTGCCGGACGAGAAATGCCCATGCCGTATGGCTGGGGAACAGGCGGCATCCAACTCTCAGCCAGCGTGATCGGTTCCGATGATATTTTCAAGGTCATTGATCAAGGGGCGGATGACACGACAAATGCCATTTCCATCCGCCACTTCTTTTCTCGAGTCGCACAGGTCAAAACCACTGAACAGACTGAAAAAGCTACCATAATCCAAACTCGTCACCGAATCCCGGAGACGCCGCTTTCCGAAGGCCAGATCATGATCTACCAGGTGCCTATACCTGAACCTTTACGTTGGGTCGAACCGAGGGAATCTGAAACCCGAACCATGCACGCCCTCCAGGAATATGGGATCATGCATGTCCAACTCTATGAAGACATTGCAAAACACGGCCGCATTACGACCAACTTCATGTACCCGGTGACCGTTAACGGCAGGTACATCATGAGCCCCTCACCCATTCCCAAATTTGACAACCCCAAACTTCATATGAGTCCAGCCCTTCATCTTTTCGGAGCTGGCAGGGAAAAACGAATTTACGCAGTCCCACCCTATACGGATGTCAAAAGCCTTGATTTCGAGGACCACCCTTTCTCGGTAGAAACATGGAAAGAATGCTGCGGGCTCTGCGGAGCCAAAGACAGCTACCTGGATGAAGTTATCCTCAATGATAATGGAGAAAAAATGTTCGTCTGTTCAGATACTGATTACTGCTCAAAACGCCAATGCAAAGGATATGTTGGTTCCATGGCCAATCGGACAGATATAATAACACTCAAAAAAGAAAAAAACTTTCCGGAGTCTCCTCATGTTTAA
- the phnL gene encoding phosphonate C-P lyase system protein PhnL gives MCTRISINNLSKTFTLHTQGGIVIPVFSALNLDVQAGECVALSGHSGSGKSSLICSLYGNYKPQSGSLKILHNKQYVDVLTANPREILEIRKQTLGYVSQFLRVVPRVSALDVVAEPFFNLTSDRSSARERAASLLKRLNIPATLWSLPPATFSGGEQQRINIARGFSLEYPILLLDEPTASLDAENCERVIELIREAKSRGTAIVGIFHDKHVRNLIADRLFHMSSFKEAA, from the coding sequence ATGTGTACCAGAATTTCCATCAATAATCTGAGTAAGACATTCACGTTGCATACTCAAGGAGGCATTGTCATTCCGGTATTCTCTGCTCTTAATCTCGATGTGCAAGCCGGAGAATGCGTCGCCCTGTCGGGCCACTCCGGTTCTGGAAAGTCCTCACTCATTTGCTCCCTCTATGGCAACTACAAGCCACAATCGGGAAGCCTCAAAATACTCCATAACAAACAGTATGTTGATGTCTTGACAGCCAATCCGCGAGAAATTCTTGAAATACGAAAACAGACTCTGGGTTATGTCAGTCAATTCCTGCGAGTGGTCCCAAGGGTTTCTGCTCTTGATGTTGTTGCAGAACCATTTTTCAATCTTACAAGTGATCGAAGCTCTGCGCGTGAGCGTGCGGCGTCTCTCTTAAAACGACTCAACATCCCTGCAACACTCTGGTCCCTTCCACCTGCCACGTTCTCAGGAGGAGAACAGCAGCGCATTAATATAGCACGCGGTTTCAGCCTTGAATATCCCATCCTCCTTTTGGATGAACCAACGGCTTCACTGGACGCGGAAAACTGCGAAAGAGTGATTGAGTTGATAAGAGAAGCCAAATCAAGAGGGACTGCGATTGTTGGAATTTTCCATGATAAACATGTCCGCAATTTGATCGCGGACAGACTGTTTCACATGAGTAGCTTCAAGGAGGCTGCATAA
- the phnN gene encoding phosphonate metabolism protein/1,5-bisphosphokinase (PRPP-forming) PhnN has translation MKNGRLIYVVGPSGCGKDSVINYARARCPGKEAIFAHRYITRPITLGSENHIYLHPDEFKARLDRNLFALQWDSHGFRYGIGAEIDLWMDAGFPVIMNGSRAYLSEASSRYPNIVPILVTVETEILRQRLLARGRESGEEIESRLQRANAFGVEHPSLQTIDNSGELVEAGESLLKLVRGKLTRVRHGDQNKISFSH, from the coding sequence GTGAAGAATGGACGATTGATTTATGTTGTCGGACCGTCTGGTTGCGGAAAAGACAGCGTCATAAATTATGCAAGGGCACGATGCCCTGGAAAAGAAGCAATCTTTGCCCACAGATATATAACCAGACCCATTACCCTTGGGAGTGAGAATCACATTTATTTGCACCCTGATGAATTTAAGGCTCGATTGGATAGGAATCTTTTTGCGCTCCAGTGGGACAGTCATGGATTTCGATATGGGATCGGCGCGGAAATTGATTTGTGGATGGATGCCGGATTTCCCGTAATCATGAATGGTTCAAGGGCATATCTTTCTGAAGCATCATCACGGTATCCGAATATTGTACCGATCTTGGTTACTGTTGAAACAGAAATTCTCCGCCAACGGCTTTTGGCCCGAGGAAGAGAAAGTGGTGAGGAGATTGAGAGTCGTTTGCAACGGGCAAACGCCTTTGGGGTTGAACATCCTTCTCTTCAAACCATCGATAACAGTGGAGAGCTTGTTGAAGCTGGTGAATCCCTTCTCAAATTGGTCAGGGGAAAACTGACTCGTGTCAGACATGGTGATCAAAACAAAATTTCTTTTTCCCATTGA
- the phnD gene encoding phosphonate ABC transporter substrate-binding protein has product MFGKFLKIFMATALVLTFALPGLSRADNSAWPKTIKLGFIPTEGAADSAKRARPIAKKLEEALGVKVEIFTASDYNGIITAMANKHIDFAYFGPKSYTEAAEKANAEALVMELNKKGQPGYTGLIIVRKDSGITNMDQAKGKTFAFTDPNSTSGFLVPNVLFARDMKVDPKKYFKEVRFSGSHGASILAVKNHSIEVAATNNIDLDRMIEKGSVSLDDFTIIERSDLIPGAPMAARKDLPESLKAAFAGALLQINDDPEALNVLQNGGYRHTNDADYDIIRYLKRLKKQLAQQ; this is encoded by the coding sequence ATGTTTGGTAAATTCCTCAAAATCTTTATGGCTACAGCTCTTGTACTGACTTTTGCCTTGCCCGGTTTGTCGCGTGCCGACAACTCTGCATGGCCCAAAACCATCAAATTAGGATTTATACCTACCGAAGGGGCTGCCGACTCTGCCAAACGCGCTCGCCCTATTGCCAAAAAATTGGAAGAAGCCCTCGGTGTGAAAGTGGAAATATTCACAGCTTCTGATTACAATGGTATTATCACTGCCATGGCAAACAAGCACATTGATTTTGCATATTTCGGCCCTAAAAGTTATACAGAAGCAGCTGAAAAAGCCAATGCGGAAGCCCTCGTCATGGAACTGAACAAGAAAGGGCAACCTGGGTATACCGGTCTGATTATTGTTCGCAAGGATTCCGGTATCACCAACATGGATCAGGCCAAAGGAAAGACCTTTGCTTTCACTGACCCTAATTCAACTTCAGGATTCCTGGTTCCCAACGTACTTTTTGCTCGAGACATGAAGGTTGACCCCAAAAAATACTTCAAGGAAGTTCGCTTCTCCGGATCTCACGGTGCGTCAATCCTCGCTGTCAAAAACCACTCCATCGAAGTTGCCGCAACCAATAATATTGACTTGGACCGTATGATAGAAAAAGGATCCGTTTCCCTTGATGACTTCACTATCATCGAACGTTCAGACCTGATCCCAGGTGCTCCCATGGCCGCCCGAAAAGATCTGCCGGAAAGTCTCAAAGCAGCTTTTGCCGGAGCTCTGTTGCAGATTAATGATGATCCGGAAGCACTTAACGTACTTCAAAACGGTGGCTACCGTCACACCAACGACGCCGACTATGACATCATTCGATATCTGAAACGCCTCAAAAAGCAGTTAGCTCAGCAATAG
- the phnK gene encoding phosphonate C-P lyase system protein PhnK: MFKRPHPLITTSGLSKSYGEMIGCHNIDLELWPGEVLGIVGESGSGKSTLLGCLSGKLSPTSGKIEYQSTEFGLIDIHSVIEPIRRKLMRTEWGVVHQNPRDGLRLGVTAGANIGERLMSTGLRNYSKIRSKALYWMREVELETDRIDHFPREFSGGMQQRLQIACNLVTSPKLIFMDEPTGGLDVSVQARLLDLLRDLVTRLGLSVVIVTHDLAVARLLAHRLMVMKKGEVVETGLADQVLDDPQHPYTQLLVSSILQA, from the coding sequence ATGTTTAAGAGACCCCATCCACTGATCACAACGAGCGGACTTTCAAAAAGTTATGGTGAAATGATCGGATGTCACAATATTGATCTGGAACTCTGGCCCGGAGAGGTTCTGGGGATTGTCGGAGAATCAGGGTCAGGGAAGTCAACACTTCTGGGATGTCTCTCCGGAAAACTCAGTCCAACATCCGGGAAGATTGAATATCAATCCACGGAATTCGGACTTATAGATATTCATTCCGTTATTGAACCGATCAGACGTAAATTGATGCGCACCGAATGGGGCGTCGTTCACCAAAATCCACGCGATGGCCTCCGACTGGGAGTGACTGCCGGAGCCAATATAGGTGAACGACTCATGAGCACCGGACTCCGCAACTATAGCAAGATACGATCAAAAGCTCTCTACTGGATGAGAGAAGTCGAGCTTGAAACCGATCGAATTGATCATTTTCCAAGAGAATTCTCGGGAGGGATGCAGCAACGTTTGCAAATAGCTTGCAATCTTGTGACCTCCCCCAAATTAATATTCATGGATGAACCAACTGGAGGACTCGATGTCTCAGTGCAGGCGCGCCTGCTTGATCTTCTGCGCGACCTGGTGACACGGCTCGGCCTCTCCGTGGTCATAGTCACCCATGACCTTGCTGTAGCCCGACTGCTGGCACACAGGCTTATGGTAATGAAAAAGGGTGAAGTCGTCGAGACCGGACTCGCGGATCAAGTGCTTGATGACCCACAGCACCCATATACTCAACTTCTTGTTTCTTCCATACTCCAAGCATAG
- a CDS encoding alpha-D-ribose 1-methylphosphonate 5-triphosphate diphosphatase, translating into MNLIIKNARIVLRDEIVTGALRVCNGIIDAIDTGPCSHKSAVDFNGDYLLPGFVELHTDNLEQQLEPRPGVFWPDPLSAVLAHDAHMFTAGITTVFDAVSLGEYHDGPKRTQILDMSIHALNKARSTGILKSDHKLHLRCEYSDPKVMDFLSPHINDPVLMLVSLMDHTPGQRQFTDTDVYRKYYKQGWSDKEFDEVSQRLITTQRSCAEGNRQMIVELCQQRALPLASHDDTLAVHITQAKMEKVTLSEFPTTLLAASLARKAGIKIVMGGPNVVRGSSHSGNVSARQLAAEGLLDILSSDYVPTSLISGAFTLNREMDIPLHQAIALISLNPAQVTGLHDRGEIALGKRADLVRAREVENIPAVLQTWSTDSPTSFEINQKNAA; encoded by the coding sequence ATGAATCTTATCATCAAGAATGCTCGTATCGTCCTGCGCGACGAGATTGTGACTGGCGCACTCCGCGTCTGTAACGGCATCATTGATGCCATTGATACAGGCCCATGCTCACATAAATCAGCCGTTGATTTCAACGGAGACTACCTGCTGCCTGGTTTTGTCGAACTCCACACAGATAATCTTGAGCAACAACTCGAACCGCGGCCGGGAGTCTTCTGGCCTGACCCGTTAAGCGCCGTGCTCGCCCACGATGCGCACATGTTCACAGCAGGCATCACCACAGTCTTTGATGCTGTCTCATTAGGGGAATACCATGACGGGCCAAAACGAACACAAATTCTCGACATGAGTATCCACGCCTTAAACAAAGCCCGTTCTACAGGAATCCTCAAGTCAGACCATAAACTCCATCTACGTTGCGAGTACTCGGACCCAAAAGTCATGGATTTTCTTAGCCCCCACATAAATGATCCAGTCTTGATGCTTGTCTCGCTCATGGACCACACACCAGGACAACGCCAATTCACGGACACTGACGTCTATCGTAAATATTATAAGCAAGGATGGAGTGACAAAGAATTTGATGAAGTTTCCCAGCGCCTTATTACGACTCAACGATCGTGCGCGGAAGGTAACAGGCAGATGATAGTTGAATTATGCCAACAACGAGCTCTCCCCCTGGCCAGCCATGATGATACGCTGGCCGTACATATTACCCAAGCCAAAATGGAAAAAGTTACCCTCTCTGAGTTCCCTACGACACTTCTGGCAGCGTCACTTGCCCGCAAAGCGGGCATTAAAATTGTCATGGGGGGGCCCAATGTTGTCCGAGGCAGTTCTCACTCCGGAAATGTTTCTGCCAGGCAACTCGCCGCCGAAGGATTGCTGGACATTCTCTCCTCGGATTATGTACCGACCAGCCTCATTTCAGGTGCCTTCACACTGAACAGAGAAATGGACATTCCGCTGCACCAGGCAATTGCACTTATCAGCCTGAATCCAGCCCAAGTGACAGGGCTTCATGACAGAGGAGAGATAGCGCTCGGCAAACGGGCCGACCTTGTTCGTGCCCGAGAAGTGGAAAATATCCCCGCAGTGTTACAAACATGGTCTACCGACTCTCCAACGTCCTTTGAAATAAACCAAAAAAATGCGGCGTAA